One part of the Pristis pectinata isolate sPriPec2 chromosome 17, sPriPec2.1.pri, whole genome shotgun sequence genome encodes these proteins:
- the LOC127579606 gene encoding immunoglobulin lambda-1 light chain-like, translated as MPFDFNPSDIFRNGLECGGPVNTLPMIRLSEVTTGLSSQNLASQWRNGFGLLLQWWFFFHAVNAEAILTQSPSISRSPGDTVQITCTMSGGSIDDYIESWYWQKAESAPGLVWDEVDDQASGIPDRFTGSVDTSSNQMYLTITNVQSEDAADYYCGVGEADAFTFGKGTKLNLNSPRPPAVTVLGPSAEEITKNGTATLVCLVSGFNPGAVDIEWSVDGSARRDGVETSQVQQDRDNTFSASSYLTLPASDWNSHELYSCVVKHETQANPIKTNIARSGCT; from the exons ACTTCAATCCGTCCGACATTTTCAGAAATGGCCTGGAGTGTGGAGGACCTGTTAACACGTTACCTATGATTCGCTTATCCGAGGTCAC aactggactatCGTCGCAAAACTTGGCTTCGCAATGGCGGAATGGGTTCGGGCTCTTGCTGCAATGGTGGTTCTTTTTCCACG CCGTAAACGCGGAGGCGATCTTGACTCAGTCTCCGTCTATTTCACGTTCACCGGGAGATACAGTTCAAATCACTTGTACCATGTCAGGAGGTAGCATCGATGACTACATCGAAAGCTGGTACTGGCAGAAAGCCGAAAGCGCTCCCGGCCTTGTGTGGGATGAAGTTGACGACCAGGCTTCGGGAATTCCGGATCGATTTACCGGTTCCGTGGATACGTCGAGCAACCAAATGTATTTAACCATTACCAACGTACAATCGGAGGACGCCGCCGATTATTACTGTGGTGTGGGGGAGGCTGATGCATTTACCTTCGGGAAAGGAACCAAGCTGAATCTGAACA GTCCGCGGCCACCTGCAGTGACCGTCCTCGGGCCTTCAGCAGAAGAAATCACGAAAAATGGCACCGCCACCCTAGTGTGTTTGGTGAGCGGGTTTAACCCGGGCGCTGTGGATATTGAGTGGTCTGTGGACGGCAGTGCGAGAAGGGATGGCGTTGAGACCAGCCAGGTCCAGCAGGACAGGGACAACACGTTCAGTGCGAGCAGTTACCTGACTCTGCCAGCCTCCGACTGGAACTCACACGAGCTTTACTCCTGTGTGGTTAAACACGAGACTCAGGCGAACCCGATTAAGACAAACATCGCGAGATCCGGCTGTACCTAA